In Mucilaginibacter auburnensis, the genomic stretch AGCATTGGCGTATAAAACTTTTTGCGTGTTATCTAAACAGGCGCCAATCATTTCAAGCGGTTTCCCGTTCTCGTCTTTTTTTAATTTAGCCCATGAGCGTAAATACCGCATGCTTCCGTCAGGGCGAAATACACGTTCTTCAAATTCGGCATCAACACCCGTATTTAATACCTGCATTATGGTGTTAAATATGCTTTCTTTATCATCAGGATGCAGCCGTTCCATGTAACCTTCAAATGTTGCTTTGAAGTTGTATTGATCAAGGCCATATATATTATACAAAGCCGGCGACCAGCTTACCACATCATTAACTATGTCCCAACGCCAGTTGCCAAAATGCGCCAGGTCCTGGCTTTGCAGCATAAGCAGGTTGGCCTCGCGTACAGTTTCAGTGTGTTGCCGGTCCTCTAAAATAATGCGTAAAAGGCTTGTCGTTTTTTCCATTACCTCCAGTTCCTCTTTTCCGGGTGTTTTGGGCGTGTTGTAATACATGCCTAATACTGCAATAACTTCGCCTTCAGCATTAATTACCGGATTTGCCCAGCAGGCAGCCAGGTTATATTTGCTTACCACAGAAAGAAATTTCTCCCATCTATGATCTTTAGAGAGGTCACTTACAATAACCCTTTGTTTCAGTGCCGCCGCCGACCCGCAAGATCCTTCGTTTTCTCCTATTGGATGACCTATTAGCGAATCCATATAATCTTTCGGTAAGGTAACTGCCAGGCCATTCATCAATTTTCCGTTAACTACCCGGTGTATGGAACAGTGCATTTGCGGGAAAAGCTGTTCGAGGCCCCTTAAATAGGTTAACAAAACTTCATTAACAGGTGTGCTTAGATCTGAGTTGATCTGTAAGATATCGCGTTCCAGTTTTTCAACGGCTTGCAACCTCTTGGTTAGCGTAACATCAAGCATCACGCCGCATAGCCGCGGTTTTTCATCATTGCTGTAAGCTAAAGATACCGTATCTTTTATCCACACTACTGCACCTGTGTTGGTTAACATGCGGTATTCAAAAACATGTACAGGGTTATCATCATTTTTTAATGCCCTGTACCTTTCAATAACCGAGATATCATCAGGGTGTATTTGCCCCGCCCAAAAGTTGGGTGTTTGCAACCATGAATTATGCGGGAAGCCTAAAACTGTTTTAATATGCTCATCAATAAACAAAAATCTGCTCATATCGCTATCCGCTTTCCATACTATGGCGTTAATGGATTGCAGCAGCGAGTAAAGCTGAGTTGCATCGTTTTCTATGATCATTGATGTTCAGGATATCGGTAATTAAATTTACTACAATATCAACACAAAATCAAAATAAGTATTATAGTTTAACGCGTAGTGAAAGATAGTGATGCCAAAGCATCATTGTAGCAATAGTTCGGTAAGGCCGCCACGCTTCAGCTATTGCCAGTAATTGCTCTTTTGATGTGCTTGCGGGTAGTTTTTTTATTTGTTTTAACGCATTAATAGCGGCCAGATCACCAACTGGAAATGCATCGGCACGCTGAAGAACAAACATGAGGTAAACATCAACCGTCCAGTTGCCAATGCCCTTTAATGCGGTTAGTCTCAACCTTACTTCATCATCAGGCATTTCTTCCAATGCGACAAGGTTAATTTGTCCGCTAACTATGGCTTCGGCTAAATACTTAATGTAAGCTGTTTTTTGACGGCTACAATAACAGGCCCTGAATTCATCATCTGTTAGCAGCAAAACACGCGCAGGCGTTATTTCCTGCAAGTGCTCACGTATTTTATTTAATGCCGATAGTGCAGAAGCCAGCGAAACCTGCTGCTCTAAAATAATATGTACTAATGATTCAAAAGTATTCGGCCTGCTCCACATGGGTGGATAGCCGTATGTTTTTATGATGGTGCCGAGCTGAGCGTCGTTATTTGCTAATTCATCGCAAATGATGTGAAAGTTGTCCGCGTTAAATTGGTTTATAGCAACACCCATAACGTGCGCGTTATTTACGCCTTGGCAGATAAGCTCTTCTCTATCACTTCCGCATAGTAGTTTTCGTAAAGTGGTAAAATTTTTGAAAGTTCAAATTCTTTAGCCCTCGCCAATGCGTTCTCTTTAAAAGTAGCCAGGCGCTCGTCGTCCTCTAAGATATAGATAGATTTATCGGCCATGTCATCCACATCGCCAACATCACTTAAAAAGCCGGTAACACCATCTACGTTCAATTCGGGTAAACCACCGGTATTTGAGCTAATAACCGGTACTTTACAAGCCATAGCTTCTAAAGCGGCTAAGCCAAAACTTTCTGATTGTGATGGCATCAGGAACAGGTCAGATACTGAAAGTATCTCTTCAATGGCATCCTGTTTGCCTAAAAAGCGGGTGTCTTCGGCAACACCAAGGTCACGGCAAAGTTGCTCGCATGATGAACGCTCGCCGCCGTCGCCTACCATCAATAGTTTTGACGGTATTTTTTTGCGGATCTTGGCAAATATTTTTACCACATCTTCGGTACGTTTTACCTTACGGAAGTTTGAGGTATGGACAAGTATTTTTTCGCCATTCGGCGCGATAGCTTTTTTAAAGTGGTCCTTAGGTTTTAAACTGAAACGTGTAAGATCAATAAAGTTAGGTATCACCCTTATATCATTCTCAATTTCAAAAAACTCAAAGGTGTCTTTTCTAAGGTTTTCTGATACAGCTGTTACACCGTCGGATTTATTGATAGAGAAAGTAACAACAGGCTTGTAGGTACGGTCTTTCCCTACTAACGTAATATCAGTGCCATGCAGGGTGGTAACCACAGGAATGTAAATGCCGTAGGTTTGCAGTATCTGTTTAGCCATAAACGCAGCCGAAGCGTGCGGAATAGCATAGTGAACGTGTAATACGTCTAACTTTTCAAAACGCACCACATCAACTAACCTGCTGGCTAACGCAACTTCGTAGGGAGCGTAATCAAAAAGCGGATAGTTAGCTACTGCCACCTCGTGGTAGAAAAGATTTTCGGAAAAAAAATCAAGTCGGGCGGGCTGATTATAGGTGATGAAATGTACCTGATGACCGTTATCGGCCAAAGCTTTGCCAAGTTCGGTGGCCACCACGCCGCTACCGCCAAAGGTTGGATAGCAAACAATTCCGATTTTCATTGATGGATCTGAGTTGAATTACGCTGCAAGTTTAACAGCAATTTCCAACATTAGTGTTAATCAGATGTAATATTGTTGCTAACCATATAATTAGAAGGTTACATACCTTTTTGAATAGCCCTATAGATCACATCCTGAATCCGGCCTCTGATGCTCAAGCTGTTAAGTTTGCTGCTCACATCAGGGTAAACCCGGTTTGACAGGAACACATACACCAGGTTATATTTCGGATCAACCCATACACAGGTGCCTGTAAAGCCGGTGTGACCGTAAGTTTGATCGGATGCTAATTCTGACGGATACTTTTTATCTTTTGCAGGGTCCCATCTGTCAAAGCCTAATCCCCTGCGACTGTTACCGGAATAACGTGCGGTAAACTGTTTTACAGTTGCAGGTTTTAGGTATTCTTCGCCACCGTATGTTCCGCCATACAGCAGCATTTGGTATAATGTAGCCATATCAATAGCATTGCCAAACAAACCTGCGTGCCCCGCTATACCGCCCATTAATGCCGCAGTGGGGTCATGTACATAACCCTGCAAGGTATCCCTGCGATATTTTGGATCAACTTCGGTAGGCGGTATCCTTTCTTTATTAAAACGGTAAAGGGGCAAATAGCCGGTGGTTTGCATACCCAGCGGGGTATAAAATTGTTGCTGGGTGTATATCGCTTCGTTAGTAGAAGTTATGTTTTCTATTATCTGTTGCAATACACACATGCCCACATCGCTGTAAACATATTGTCCACGGGTTTTCAATGGGCCGCGCAGCATTTTTGGCCACATTACATTCTTAAAATAGTCTTTAACCAGGTAAAACCTGTTATTTACCTTAGTAGGATAAGCCGCTGATGAATCGGTGCTTCTGTCCTGAGGTTTTACAACTTCAAGCGTAGGTATATCTGCTATAAAACCCGCCTGGTGGGTTAGTATCTCCCAAACCTTTACATCTTTTACCGGGGTGTTCTTCGCTTCCGGTAAATAATCTGCAACGGTGGCGTTAATATCCAGTTTGCCCTCATCAACCAGTTTCATGGCGGCAATTGTGGTAGCAGATATTTTGGTCATGGATGCTAGGTCAAATATGTCTGTCACTTTATCCTGTACCGTTGCATCGTAGGTATGAAAACCGTATGCTTTATTAAATATCACCTTACCATCTTTTACCGCTAAAACAACACAGCCAGGAGTAGCGCGCTGGGCTATGGCGTCGCGGGCAATCTTATCAATGTCGGCGAGGTTTTCTGCGCGGATGCCAACTTCTTCCGGAACA encodes the following:
- a CDS encoding PAS domain-containing protein, producing MIIENDATQLYSLLQSINAIVWKADSDMSRFLFIDEHIKTVLGFPHNSWLQTPNFWAGQIHPDDISVIERYRALKNDDNPVHVFEYRMLTNTGAVVWIKDTVSLAYSNDEKPRLCGVMLDVTLTKRLQAVEKLERDILQINSDLSTPVNEVLLTYLRGLEQLFPQMHCSIHRVVNGKLMNGLAVTLPKDYMDSLIGHPIGENEGSCGSAAALKQRVIVSDLSKDHRWEKFLSVVSKYNLAACWANPVINAEGEVIAVLGMYYNTPKTPGKEELEVMEKTTSLLRIILEDRQHTETVREANLLMLQSQDLAHFGNWRWDIVNDVVSWSPALYNIYGLDQYNFKATFEGYMERLHPDDKESIFNTIMQVLNTGVDAEFEERVFRPDGSMRYLRSWAKLKKDENGKPLEMIGACLDNTQKVLYANAIEQQSRQLLDIAWLQSHAIRSPLVRILGITELLQNADNSEEERKKLLIYLSTSAHELDEQIKLISQKTEVIV
- a CDS encoding DNA-3-methyladenine glycosylase family protein, producing the protein MGVAINQFNADNFHIICDELANNDAQLGTIIKTYGYPPMWSRPNTFESLVHIILEQQVSLASALSALNKIREHLQEITPARVLLLTDDEFRACYCSRQKTAYIKYLAEAIVSGQINLVALEEMPDDEVRLRLTALKGIGNWTVDVYLMFVLQRADAFPVGDLAAINALKQIKKLPASTSKEQLLAIAEAWRPYRTIATMMLWHHYLSLRVKL
- the bshA gene encoding N-acetyl-alpha-D-glucosaminyl L-malate synthase BshA, which encodes MKIGIVCYPTFGGSGVVATELGKALADNGHQVHFITYNQPARLDFFSENLFYHEVAVANYPLFDYAPYEVALASRLVDVVRFEKLDVLHVHYAIPHASAAFMAKQILQTYGIYIPVVTTLHGTDITLVGKDRTYKPVVTFSINKSDGVTAVSENLRKDTFEFFEIENDIRVIPNFIDLTRFSLKPKDHFKKAIAPNGEKILVHTSNFRKVKRTEDVVKIFAKIRKKIPSKLLMVGDGGERSSCEQLCRDLGVAEDTRFLGKQDAIEEILSVSDLFLMPSQSESFGLAALEAMACKVPVISSNTGGLPELNVDGVTGFLSDVGDVDDMADKSIYILEDDERLATFKENALARAKEFELSKILPLYENYYAEVIEKSLSAKA
- a CDS encoding serine hydrolase domain-containing protein, whose translation is MRKNKPNGFTLIISLFILFNSACAQTPTGEAYVAEETKVQSSTYLFNNQKELIPLKKLAEKKIASIHFSHAYAAGFDSLLNNYAKVEAFNGADYLGSKSTEELSRDVKMFNTLILQLTENDLANTRITDFIKANQKLKDIVIAYFGKASQLTSLKDFKGALVYTQQASTVASFFVAQAIFGGVAITQKPTTSLTPQLTPGLASVTQQTRLQYTVPEEVGIRAENLADIDKIARDAIAQRATPGCVVLAVKDGKVIFNKAYGFHTYDATVQDKVTDIFDLASMTKISATTIAAMKLVDEGKLDINATVADYLPEAKNTPVKDVKVWEILTHQAGFIADIPTLEVVKPQDRSTDSSAAYPTKVNNRFYLVKDYFKNVMWPKMLRGPLKTRGQYVYSDVGMCVLQQIIENITSTNEAIYTQQQFYTPLGMQTTGYLPLYRFNKERIPPTEVDPKYRRDTLQGYVHDPTAALMGGIAGHAGLFGNAIDMATLYQMLLYGGTYGGEEYLKPATVKQFTARYSGNSRRGLGFDRWDPAKDKKYPSELASDQTYGHTGFTGTCVWVDPKYNLVYVFLSNRVYPDVSSKLNSLSIRGRIQDVIYRAIQKGM